A single genomic interval of Primulina huaijiensis isolate GDHJ02 chromosome 7, ASM1229523v2, whole genome shotgun sequence harbors:
- the LOC140980397 gene encoding protein HHL1, chloroplastic-like, with protein MSLNQLVRLPLSSNGRTRREDSLIRHSLFSTSRTLKPCQQKLKLPMVVEAKSKKGMAARQYQRQAPPPLPKLEDDGNPKFVIFIRMANVYLWYPLTIVTGGTTAKIMVAAKDNFLGKYIYKDTLTRNLAAVIYKDEKEMQKMAMKQFRVLRSATEFKYGYKLVENNNLRAALAANDVIELPSQEELKTVLDKVKDFFGDAKESFGKMTFLNSEAETSKDDTEEKTKEKSTAKSR; from the exons ATGTCTTTGAATCAATTGGTGAGGCTGCCCTTATCCTCCAATGGAAGAACCAGGCGTGAAGATTCACTTATCAGGCACTCCCTGTTTTCTACGAGCAGAACCCTTAAGCCATGCCAGCAAAAGCTAAAACTTCCGATGGTGGTTGAAGCTAAAAGCAAGAAAGGAATGGCGGCGAGGCAGTACCAGCGGCAGGCACCTCCTCCATTGCCAAAGCTTGAAGATGACGGCAACCCAAAATTTGTGATATTTATTCGCATGGCTAAT GTTTACCTTTGGTACCCTCTTACTATCGTGACAGGGGGGACGACTGCGAAAATCATGGTGGCTGCAAAAGACAATTTTCTGGGAAAATATATTTACAAAGATACACTAACTAGAAATCTTGCAGCTGTTATTTATAAA GATGAAAAGGAAATGCAGAAGATGGCTATGAAACAGTTTCGTGTCTTGCGGTCTGCTACTGAGTTTAAATATGGCTACAAGCTTGTT GAAAACAACAATCTGCGGGCTGCGCTAGCTGCAAATGATGTAATTGAG CTCCCATCACAGGAAGAGCTCAAAACTGTGCTTGATAAGGTGAAGGACTTCTTCGGGGATGCCAAAGAATCATTCGGGAAGATGACATTCTTAAACTCAGAAGCAGAAACATCAAAAGATGATACTGAAGAAAAAACCAAGGAAAAATCAAC GGCAAAGAGCCGATGa